TATCATAATTTTGAAGCGCTTAACATTCCTGAAAATCACCCTGCACGAGATATGCAAGATACTTTTTGGCTTACCTTACCTGGTTTACTTATGCGTACGCATACCTCATCGGTAGAAGTACATGCAATGCAAAAGCGTACATTGCCTCTTGCTGTATTTGCTCCAGGCAGGACTTACCGTAATGAAGCAACGGATGCTTCTCATGATTTTATGTTTATGCAAGCAGAAGGGCTGTTTATTGATAAAAAAGTGTCATTATCCCATTTATTTGCTACCGTAAAAACTTTTTTGCAGGCACTTTTTGAAACGAAAGACCTTTCTATACGCATTAGACCAAGTTATTTTCCCTTTGTTGAGCCTGGAGTAGAAATTGATATGTCATGTCCTTTTTGCACTCAAGGATGCTCAATTTGTAAAAAGACGCGGTGGATAGAAATTTGTGGGGCAGGACTTACCCATCCTCATGTTTTAAAAGCATGCAATATAAATCCTAATGAATATAGCGGCTTTGCTTTTGGTTTTGGTTTAACACGGCTTGTTATGCTTAAGTATGGCATTACCGATATCCGATTACTACATACTAATCGGATTGAGTTTTTAAAACAGTTTTAAAAAAATAAAAAGGAGTTGGTATGGAGATAGTAAAAGCAATTATACCGGCAGCAGGTTTAGGTACAAGTTTTTTGCCTTATACAAAAGCAATGCCTAAAGAAATGATGCCACTTTTAAATAAACCTGCAATGCAGTATATAGCTGAAGAAGGTCTACTGTCAGGAATTACTAACTTTTTAATTGTTACCAGTAAAAGCAAACAAGCAATAGCAGACCACTTTGATGCTGCAGGAACACTTGAAGCCTTACTTAAAGAACGCAATAAATCTGAACTACTCTCAAGCATAGAAAAATTGGTACGCCTTGCACAGTTTAGTTATATTCGCCAATCTGAGCCATTAGGACTCGGACACGCTATATGGACAGCACGTCACACTATAAACAAAGAGTATTTCACTGTTGCATTACCTGATGATATTATCGTTGGCAAACAACCAGCACTTGCTCAGTTAATACGTATTGCTCGTCAAGAAAAAGCAAGCGTTATAGCAGTGCAAGAAGTTCCTGCTGAAAAAGTATCTTCTTATGGCATAGTATCTATTAAAAAACAGATTACTCCGTCATTGTTTCAATTATCTTCTGTTGTAGAAAAACCCAATCCTAAAGATGCTCCCTCAAACTTAGCCATAGTTGGCAGATATGTATTATCCCATAAAATTTTTAATTCGCTGGATTGGATAACTACCTATGGAGCTTCACGTGAATTAGAGCTTACTGACGCCATAGCACATATGATGCAACATAACGAACGTGTATTTGCCTATAAAGTTCAAGGCACTCGCTATGATATTGGTAACCCGTTAGGATGGATAAAAGCAGTTATCGGTACCGCACTACAAGATCCTGAATATGGTCCAGTAATACGCAAATTTTTAAACGAACTACAGGTAAGCGATTCATTAATATATACTTCTGCAAAACTTACCGAAAACTGTCTATAAGATTCTTTTATTTTAGCAAGCCAAAACTGAGTTATGTGTATGAAATTTATAAAATATTTTGATGAAATTGGTTTAAAAGACATTAATCTAGTAGGCGGCAAAAATGCTTCGCTAGGTGAAATGATTCAAAACTTAGGTACTGATACTCTTAGAATACCTTTTGGCTTTGCTATTACTACAGCAGGTTATTTTCATCATATACAGAGTAATAATTTAGATCATACTATAACTCAAGAGCTGGCGAAACTCTCTGCTTCTTATACACCAAGCCTTCTAAATGAAGTTGGCACACATATAAGGTCAGCTATAACACAAGCACCGCTGCCCGCTGATTTGATAGCAGAAATAACCCAAGCGTATATAACACTCTGCAATTATTATCATACAAGTGACCTTGACATAGCTATACGATCTTCAGCTACAGCTGAAGATCTACCTACTGCTTCTTTTGCAGGGCAACAAGATACCTATCTTAATGTCAGCGGCATTGATGCTATTGTTCCCTTATGTAAAGCTGCTATGGCTTCACTTTTTACTAACCGTGCTTTAAGTTATAGAATCGAACAAGGGTTTGAAAATACAAACATTGGTATATCAATTGGTATCCAAAAAATGGTTCGCTCGGATAAAGCATGCTCTGGGGTGTTATTTTCAATTGATACTGAATCAGGCTTTAAAGACGCACTTATTATAAATTCTTCTTATGGACTAGGTGAAACTCTCGTACAAGGATTAGTAACACCTGACGAATTTCATGTACATAAACCTACACTCAGACAAGGTTATAAACCTATTATTAAAAAACAAGTAGGCACTAAACATACTAAACTTATTTATTCTACCACTCATAACCAAACTACTCTCCAAGTACCGGTAGAGATTCATGAGCAAGAAATTTTTTCTCTTACAGACGCAGAAATTCTAGAACTAGCTCGTATGGGATTAATTATCGAAGATTATTATTGCCAGGCACGCAATTATTGGTCTGCTATGGATATTGAATGGGCTAAAGACGGCATAGACCACCAGTTATATATAGTACAAGCAAGACCAGAGACCTTCCATTCACAAAGTATTAATAAAGACCAGCTTACACGTTACCACTTAGATGACTCTTCAGCTCAACCATTAGTGCTTACAACAGGTCATAGTATCGGCCATAAGATAAGCTCTGGAACTGCTCGTTTATTATCAATTGAAGATGCAGATTTATTTAATGAAGGTGACATATTGGTTACCCCTATGACGGATCCTGATTGGGTACCGTTAATGAAAAAAGCATCAGCTATAATAACCGATAATGGTGGCCGCACCTGCCATGCAGCAATTGTAAGTCGTGAGTTAGGCGTTCCTGCTTTAGTAGGCACGGGTAACGCAACAAAAACATTACATGAAGGGCAATCTATTACAGTCGATTGCAGCCAGGGAAGCTTAGGATATGTTTATGATGGGCTAGTACCTTTTAGCAAACAAGTAACTACACTCACGCACTTACCTCAAGCTCCTGTAGATATTTTAATTAATATAGCAAATCCTGATAGTGCTTATGAACATTCTTTTTTGCCTGTAGCAGGCGTAGGTCTCGCTCGTTTAGAATTTATTATTACTAATTTTATCCAAGTGCACCCCATGGCGATATGTCACCCAGAAAAAATACAAGATCCACAGCTTAAAGGTAAAATAGATGCACTCGCTTCAGCTTATGACAGTTGGCAAGAGTTTTTTATTAGTACGCTCGCTCAGGGTGTAGCAACTATAGCTGCAGCATTCTATCCACGACGTGTGGTAGTACGATTAACTGATTTTAAAAGCAACGAGTATAGAAACTTATTAGGTGGCAGCCTTTTTGAACCTCTAGAAGAAAATCCTATGCTAGGCTTTAGAGGAGCTATACGTTATTGCAACCCAGCTTATGCACCCGCATTTGCTCTTGAGTGTGCTGCGCTAAAAAAAGTACGTACAGAAATGGGGCTAACTAACGTTACTTTAATGGTTCCTTTTGTACGCACCACCCTGGAAGCAGCATGTACTGTAGAATCACTTAAAAGCCATGGCTTAGTGCGCGGGGAAGATGGCTTAAAGCTACTCATGATGTGCGAGATACCTTCTAATATTTTACTGCTTGAAGAGTTTTCTCAGTATTTTGATGGGTTTTCTATAGGATCTAATGATCTTACCCAACTTACTCTTGGAGTTGACAGAGATTCAGCTCTTTTAAGTAACTTTTTTGACGAACGAGATCCAGCAGTACTTGCATTTTTACTGCTTGCTCTAGAAAAAGCACGTAAAATTGGTACTTCTATGAGTATTTGTGGACAGGCACCTTCAGACTTTCCTGAAATTGGTGAGCTTCTTATTAACAATGGTATAGATGCTTTATCCCTTAATCCTGACTCAGTAATTGCGTTTATACTCAGATTTCAACGGTAAAGCCTTAGGTATACATACATGACGACAATTACTACAACGCCCTTGTTCAAACAGACGGCTATATCGCTCACAGTGACATGAGCATGAAAGTTGACTATAAGAATAAAGCGCTGAGCCCGATTTTTTAGCAGCCGAAGAAGCTTTATCCATGCACTCAGGACTAGCAGTTATACAGCTTGTTATGCACAAAGTAAGCACTAAATTTTTCATGATATGCTTTCTTTTGGTTTTTCTTGTGTCTTTTTTTCTATATACTTATGCACTCTGCTTAAAATTGCTGCTGTTTTTTTGTCAAGTTTACGACCTTTTGCATCTTCGTGAAAAAAAGGTTTATCAACATTGCCAAGCACATCTTTACACATAGGACAACCATAGATAGTACTAGCACCTACTAAAACACTAAAAAATGTATAAAACCTTACCTTCATTGCCTCTCCTGTTTATCATAAACTACTATACCCCTGCTCTAGTATTAAGCATACTTTATAATATTTGCAAATAGCAATAATTAAATAACAAAAAATAATACTCTACAGAGCGCTGCGGATAAACTCGTCTAAGCTTATACTTCCTTGGTTGATTTTATCAGTAGCATCATATAAAAAAGAGCGCATACCATCTTGAATAGCCTGATTATATAAAGCATTAAATGCTGGTTGCTGTGTGATAAGACTGCGGAGCTCATGAGTAACAAGAAGAAGTTCAAAGATACCAATACGTCCTTTATGGCCTGTTCCTTGGCATTCGGAACAACCAGTGCTGGTAAAGACTTGCTCTAAAACTAAATTATATTTTTTAATGATAAGAGCTTGCGACTCAGATAGAACAGTGGGTATACGGCATACTATACACAACTTTCGTACAAGACGTTGTGCAAGTACTCCAGATAAAGCAGCATTAATCAAAAAAGGTTCAATACCCATATCAAGTAATCGCATCAGCGTGCTTATTGTATCGTTAGTATGCAAAGTACTTAAAACCAAATGGCCTGTTAAGGCTGCCTGAATAGCAACTTGGCCGGTTTTTTTATCTCGTATCTCTCCTACCATAATAATATCTGGATCTTGACGCAGCAATGCTCGAACACCACACTCAAACGTAAAACCGATCTCAGGAAATATCTGTCCTTGAGTAATACCTTCAATATGGTATTCGATAGGATCTTCAAGGGTAACAATATTTTTATCAGTTGTTTTTAGCGTAGAAAGCAAAGCATGAAGAGTAGTAGTTTTACCCGATCCCGTAGGTCCGGTTACTAAAAAGAAACCTTGAGATTGTGTGCTCATTTTTAAAACCTGCTCAGCCATAGCAGTACTTAAACCAAGTGTATGTAATGATACTAAAGCAGTAGTTCTATCAAGTAGCCTAATAACTATTTTTTCACCATAGACACAGGGAAATGTTGCAAGCCGACAATCAATTGATCTGGTATCAAAAACATAAGAAAATTTACCGTCTTGTGGCATACGTTTTTCTGCAACATTAGTATGGGCAAGAACCTTTAAGCGTGAAAGCACCTGTAACATGTGCTTTTTTTCAATCGCTGGCTGCACGTATAAAATACCATCAATTCTAAACCGGACACATAGTGATTCTTTAAAAGGTTCTAAATGTATGTCTGAAGCCCGCAAACTACATGCTTGTAACAGTAATTTATTAACTATAACTATAGCTGGAGCTTCAGACATACGTGTAGTATGCTCTGGCATTAGGCAAATGTCCAAGAAATAAAGAACCCTACAGCAAAAGCGATGGATTCAGCCATATGAGCTTGAGCCCAGGCTAAATACCCATTAAGAGCTTCTTGAAAATTTGCAGTTGAAGGAAAACCAAAAAAGCTTGTAATAGCATCATAATGTATAGAAACAAGATTAAATGTATTTAAAAGCCATAAGATCAGCACAGTGCCTAGAATAATCCATAAAATAGGTCGGGCTAAATACTTAAATAAAAATCCTGTTATAAGACCAAGGCCACCGTACAATAATAGAGGCCCATACCAGCTATGCGATACATCAAGTGATTCCCACTTTTGCTTAAGAGTACCAACAAAGTTATGTACTGTGTCATTTAAATAAGCAATCATACTCTCTCTTTCTTTTTTAAACTTTAAGTAATTGTGTACAAAAAAAGACGCCTAACTAATAAGTTAAGCGTCTTTTATACTATCTTATATGCTATTAAAGAGCAACCATATCTCTTAATGCTTTACCTGCTTTAAAGCGTGCAACTTTTTTAGCGGGTATTTGCATTTTTTTACCAGTAGCAGGATTGACACCTACACGACTTTTTCTTTTTAACATAGAAAATGTTCCAAATCCAGTAAGCACTACTGATTTACCACTTTTAAGTGAACCACCAACAGACTTAATAAAAGCTTCTAGAGCAATTTTACAAGTAGCTTTAGGCATTTTACAAGCTTTAGACATTTGTTCAACTAATTTTGCTTTATTCATAGTTTATCCTTTTAGTTTAGCGACTTAGAGTAGTATATACTACTCTAAGCACACTTACATTACTTTATGTGGTGCCGAGAGCCGGACTCGAACCGGCACGAGCCGAAGCTCGAAGGATTTTAAGTCCTTTGCGTCTACCATTCCGCCACCTCGGCAAAAGCTTTACTATCAATTTGTCTGGAGGCGACACCCGGATTTGAACCGGGGATGGGGGATTTGCAGTCCCCTGCCTTACCACTTGGCTATGTCGCCAAACATTCTTTAAAATACTATTTATGAGTCTCTTGAGCTTTAAGCTTTTGGCTTAATTCTTCTGCTGTAATCTCTTGTACAGTTAGATCAACAGGTTGGCTTTTATCAACCTCTTGCTTAAGCCACTTTGCTTGTCCAAGACCAGATACAGGGTAGTCAGAACTATTAAGAGCAGCTTTCTGAGTCCACTGAGCTATACCACCTTCGTATACTTTTACATTCGTAAATCCAAGAGCATGCAATTTCTTAACTGCTTCACCACTTGCGGTACATTGGTAATTAGCGCAATAAGTCACTATTTCAATATCTTTGGGCCAGTGCTGAGTTTTCTCTTCTAACTGATCAAGATCCATTCTTACAGAACCGGGAATATGTGCATCTGCAAACTGCTTATCATTAGTTAAATAGATAAGATTAAGAGCGCCATACTTTACGTTTTCTGTATTAGCAACAGTTGCTATGTCTTTATTTTTATCTTTTTTAAACCAATCACCACATGCTGGCACAACAGCAAGCACTATTACAAGTAATCCAAAAGAGCCTGCTTGTACTAATTTTTTATTCATTTGATGCCTTAAATCATGTGTTGATCATGTCTTACGTATCTAAATTTACCACAAAATTGGATGAATGCAACTTTTTTCTT
This genomic stretch from Candidatus Dependentiae bacterium harbors:
- the pheS gene encoding phenylalanine--tRNA ligase subunit alpha, yielding MHIKKSIAQANIGTMNDIKKHLETIKQEFLKELAQVTTQQQLEEVRVKYLSRQGVITTLTQQVKELSLEDKRLYGPLFKDIKESTQQAFEQRQENLQALKLSQEAEKLAYFDVTASQPLFSKGSLHPYSQVIQLVQDVVISMGYEVIDGPEVETAYHNFEALNIPENHPARDMQDTFWLTLPGLLMRTHTSSVEVHAMQKRTLPLAVFAPGRTYRNEATDASHDFMFMQAEGLFIDKKVSLSHLFATVKTFLQALFETKDLSIRIRPSYFPFVEPGVEIDMSCPFCTQGCSICKKTRWIEICGAGLTHPHVLKACNINPNEYSGFAFGFGLTRLVMLKYGITDIRLLHTNRIEFLKQF
- a CDS encoding UTP--glucose-1-phosphate uridylyltransferase, whose product is MEIVKAIIPAAGLGTSFLPYTKAMPKEMMPLLNKPAMQYIAEEGLLSGITNFLIVTSKSKQAIADHFDAAGTLEALLKERNKSELLSSIEKLVRLAQFSYIRQSEPLGLGHAIWTARHTINKEYFTVALPDDIIVGKQPALAQLIRIARQEKASVIAVQEVPAEKVSSYGIVSIKKQITPSLFQLSSVVEKPNPKDAPSNLAIVGRYVLSHKIFNSLDWITTYGASRELELTDAIAHMMQHNERVFAYKVQGTRYDIGNPLGWIKAVIGTALQDPEYGPVIRKFLNELQVSDSLIYTSAKLTENCL
- the ppsA gene encoding phosphoenolpyruvate synthase, translating into MCMKFIKYFDEIGLKDINLVGGKNASLGEMIQNLGTDTLRIPFGFAITTAGYFHHIQSNNLDHTITQELAKLSASYTPSLLNEVGTHIRSAITQAPLPADLIAEITQAYITLCNYYHTSDLDIAIRSSATAEDLPTASFAGQQDTYLNVSGIDAIVPLCKAAMASLFTNRALSYRIEQGFENTNIGISIGIQKMVRSDKACSGVLFSIDTESGFKDALIINSSYGLGETLVQGLVTPDEFHVHKPTLRQGYKPIIKKQVGTKHTKLIYSTTHNQTTLQVPVEIHEQEIFSLTDAEILELARMGLIIEDYYCQARNYWSAMDIEWAKDGIDHQLYIVQARPETFHSQSINKDQLTRYHLDDSSAQPLVLTTGHSIGHKISSGTARLLSIEDADLFNEGDILVTPMTDPDWVPLMKKASAIITDNGGRTCHAAIVSRELGVPALVGTGNATKTLHEGQSITVDCSQGSLGYVYDGLVPFSKQVTTLTHLPQAPVDILINIANPDSAYEHSFLPVAGVGLARLEFIITNFIQVHPMAICHPEKIQDPQLKGKIDALASAYDSWQEFFISTLAQGVATIAAAFYPRRVVVRLTDFKSNEYRNLLGGSLFEPLEENPMLGFRGAIRYCNPAYAPAFALECAALKKVRTEMGLTNVTLMVPFVRTTLEAACTVESLKSHGLVRGEDGLKLLMMCEIPSNILLLEEFSQYFDGFSIGSNDLTQLTLGVDRDSALLSNFFDERDPAVLAFLLLALEKARKIGTSMSICGQAPSDFPEIGELLINNGIDALSLNPDSVIAFILRFQR
- a CDS encoding type II/IV secretion system protein; the protein is MDICLMPEHTTRMSEAPAIVIVNKLLLQACSLRASDIHLEPFKESLCVRFRIDGILYVQPAIEKKHMLQVLSRLKVLAHTNVAEKRMPQDGKFSYVFDTRSIDCRLATFPCVYGEKIVIRLLDRTTALVSLHTLGLSTAMAEQVLKMSTQSQGFFLVTGPTGSGKTTTLHALLSTLKTTDKNIVTLEDPIEYHIEGITQGQIFPEIGFTFECGVRALLRQDPDIIMVGEIRDKKTGQVAIQAALTGHLVLSTLHTNDTISTLMRLLDMGIEPFLINAALSGVLAQRLVRKLCIVCRIPTVLSESQALIIKKYNLVLEQVFTSTGCSECQGTGHKGRIGIFELLLVTHELRSLITQQPAFNALYNQAIQDGMRSFLYDATDKINQGSISLDEFIRSAL
- a CDS encoding HU family DNA-binding protein, whose product is MNKAKLVEQMSKACKMPKATCKIALEAFIKSVGGSLKSGKSVVLTGFGTFSMLKRKSRVGVNPATGKKMQIPAKKVARFKAGKALRDMVAL
- a CDS encoding rhodanese-like domain-containing protein gives rise to the protein MNKKLVQAGSFGLLVIVLAVVPACGDWFKKDKNKDIATVANTENVKYGALNLIYLTNDKQFADAHIPGSVRMDLDQLEEKTQHWPKDIEIVTYCANYQCTASGEAVKKLHALGFTNVKVYEGGIAQWTQKAALNSSDYPVSGLGQAKWLKQEVDKSQPVDLTVQEITAEELSQKLKAQETHK